DNA sequence from the Candidatus Sulfuricurvum sp. RIFRC-1 genome:
CGGTACGCAACCGATCCGATCAACCTATTTGATCCAAAAAGCTGATTTTGTCGGGGTCCATCAGGCAGTATTTCTCGAAAAACTGGATCTTCTGGATATTGCCAAAGAGGGTGCGGTCTTTTTGCTCAACACCCCGTATCCGAAAGAGGAGGTGTGGAATCGTCTGCCGCGTGTAACGCAAGAGAGGATCATCGAAAAAAAACTCAAATTCTATGCCATCGATGCGTACAAGGTGGCTCAATCTTCCAATATGGGACGGCGGATCAACACCGTGATGCAAACCTGTTTTTTTGCCATCAGCGGGATTCTTTCCAAAGAAGAATCAATAGCAAAAATCAAAGGATCGATCCAAAAAACCTACGGCACCAAAGGGGATGTGATTGTACAGATGAACTACGCCGCCGTCGATGCAACACTGGAAAATCTCTATGAAATCAATGTTCCATTATCTGTCAACTCTCAGCGTGAATTGCAACACACGCTAAAAGGAGAGATGAGCCCCTTTATCGAAGAGGTGATCGGTAAAATTTCTGCGTTTAAAGGAGATGAGATACGGGTATCGCAAATGCCTGATGATGGTACGTGGCCGACGGGAACGACGCAGTATGAGAAACGAAATATCGCCCAGGAGGTTCCACAGTGGGATGCTGAAACCTGTATCCAGTGTAACAAATGTGTTTTCGCCTGTCCCCATTCAGTCATACGTTCTACTGTTTTTGACATCTCCTACTTGCACGAAGCACCTGAAGGATTTGTGGCAAAAGCGGCAAAGGGAAAAAGTTTTGGTGAGAATGAGATGTTTAATATCTCTGTCGCTGTCGAAGACTGCACCGGATGCGCACTTTGTGTCGAAGTATGTCCGGCAAAAAACAAATCCGAAACCAATCTGAAAGCGATCAATATGATGCCGCAACTTCCGTTGCGCGAAGCGGCGATTATGCAGTGGGATTTCTTCCTCTCATTGCCGAAGATGGATCGAGAGAAACTCGACCATAGCAATCTAAAAGAGTCTCAGTTTTTGGAACCGCTGTTTGAATTCAGCGGAGCATGTCCGGGATGTGGCGAAACACCGTACGTGAAACTTGTTTCTCAGCTTTTCGGTGATCGGATGGTGATCGCCAACGCGACGGGATGCAGTTCGATCTATGGCGGTAATCTTCCGACCACTCCATGGCGAAAAAATGATGAGGGACGAGGTCCGGCATGGTCAAATTCACTTTTTGAAGACAACGCCGAATTTGGTCTGGGCTTTCGTTTGGCCATTGATACCCATACTGAGCGTGCCAAAGGGCTGTTGGAAAGTTTGAAACCGCATCTGGACAGTTCGTTGGCAGATGCAATTCTTTATGCCGATCAGCATATGGAAATTCAGATTAATGCCCAACGCAAACGGGTGGAAGCGTTGAAAATTGCCTTGGAGGTGTTGGGCATTGAAGAAGCCAAAACACTGATCGAACTCTCGGACTATCTTGTCAAAAAATCGGTTTGGATCATAGGAGGAGACGGCTGGGCATACGATATCGGCTATGGAGGACTCGATCATGTCCTGGCCAGCGGAAAAAATGTCAATATTCTTGTTCTTGATACGCAAGTCTATTCCAACACAGGAGGTCAGCAGTCCAAAGCAACCTTTACAGGAGCGGTTGCGAAATTTGCCGCAGGGGGGAAAGCGGGGCTGCCAAAAGATTTGGCCGCAATGGCGATTGCTTATGAAAATGTCTACGTCGCCAAAGTTGCAATGGGGGCAAACGATACGGCAACAGTCAAAGCGTTTATCGAAGCTGAACAGTATGATGGGCCATCAATCATCATCGCCTACTCGCATTGCGTAGCGCACGGGTATGACCTGCGTTATGGATTTGATCAGCAAAAACGATCAGTGGAGAGTGGATTGTGGCCGATATTCCGATTTAATCCTGATAAAATCAAAGAGAGAGTAAATCCGATGACCCTCGATTACAAGGGGCCAAAAATCGATGTCAAAGATTTCATGTACCGTGAAACACGCTTTAAAATGGCCGAAAAAATGAACAAAGAATCTGCCGAATCATTTTTAATTACCGCAGCACATACGGCGCAATCACTTTACGCGCGCTATCAAAATCTACATGAATATTATGAACCAGCACAGGAGGAAGAATAATGGAACTCTCTACCACATTTTTGGGTTTTACCCTCAAAAATCCCCTGATCGCCAGCGCCTCGCCGCTTACTGCCTCTTTAGAGAGTATCCAAAAACTCGAAGATAACGGTATTGCCGCAGTGATCATGCATTCTCTTTTTGAAGAGGAAATTAATCATGAGATACATCAAATTGACCATTTTTTGCATATTCATAGTGATTCGAATGCTGAAGCGATCAGTTATCTTCCCAGTGAGGTCGATTTTGACAATCTTCAAGCCGACCATTATCTCAATGAAATTCAGCGGGTTAAACAGTCAGTCTCGATTCCTATCATCGCAAGTCTTAACGGGGTATCGGCGGGAGGATGGGTTAAATACGCAAAGAAGATCGAACAAGCCGGTGCGGATGGATTGGAACTCAATATTACTTATATCCCTACCGAAATCGATTTGGAGGGGAGTGTGGTTGAAAAAATGTACGTAGATACCGTTGCCATGCTCGCACAGGAGATATCGATTCCGATCAATGTGAAAATGAACGCCTACTTCTCCAATCCGGCCAATATGGCCAAACGCTTTGTGGAAGCAGGAGCGAGCGGATTGAGTATCTTTGATAATCCCACCGTAGTCGATGTCGATTTGGAACTTCTTACCACGTTGCAGCGAGCCAATATAACCAGTTCCTATAACCTCAGTGAGACGCTACGATGGTGTGCTATTCTTTACAATAAATTCCCCTGCTCACTGTGTGCCAATACAGGAATCCACAGCGCAGAGGATGTGCTTAAGGCCCTTATGAGCGGAGCCGATGCAACGGCATTGGCTTCGGTATTGCTACTCAAAGGGGAGGGGGAAATTAGAAATATATTAACTAATATGATAGAGTGGATGGAAAAACATGAATATATTTCGATAGCGCAAATGAAAGGCTCTATCTCTTTACTTCACACCGATAATCCTTCAGCGTATGAGCGTAACTCTTATATGTATGCCCTTCAGCATTATCGGCACTAAGATAAAAGTAGCTTTTGGACGTAAAGAGCGATTTGAAGCTCTTCATCGGTCGGAATGACGAGAAGGGCTATGTTCGTGTTTAAATCGTGAATCTGTGTCTCGCATGCACGGTTTTTCTCTTTATCAAGACTGATTCCCAGATGTTCTAACCCTTCACACACCATTTCATGGATGAGCGGTGAATGTTCACCGATGCCGCCTGTAAATACGACTGCATCGACCCCCCGCAAGATGGCCATATACTCACCGAGCTGCTTCTTGAGTCGATAGGCGAACATATCGATTGCCAATGCAGCGTTTTGATTTCCACGATTTTTTGCATCAATAACACTGCGTAGATCATTTGTTCCTGCGATAGCGAGGAGG
Encoded proteins:
- the nifJ gene encoding pyruvate:ferredoxin (flavodoxin) oxidoreductase, with the translated sequence MFESTTITVDGNEAVALVAHKINEVIAIYPITPSSPMGEFSDLYSAKKEKNIFGTIPTVYEMQSEGGASGAVHGALQSGALTTTFTASQGLLLMIPNMYKIAGELTSTVFHVASRSLAAQGLSIFGDHQDVMGVRQSGFALFASNSVQEAHDFALISQAASLRSRIPFIHFFDGFRTSHEVSRIQKLSNDVLKAMIDQDLVAAHRRRALSPDHPVLRGTAQNPDVYFQGRESVNRYYQALPKIVQSEMDRFAALTGRAYNLFDYVGSVDAERIIVLMGSGAEAVEESVNYLVTQGQKVGMIKVRLALPFASEAFIAAFPPSVHSIAVLDRTKEPGSLGEPLYHDVLTALFENQESLPFKIPRIIGGRYGLSSKEFTPAMIFSIYKELSKSSPKNHFTIGIDDDVTFTSLEYDHNFILENSDQFQAVFYGLGSDGTVGANKNTIKIIGTETDHYAQGYFVYDSKKSGSMTTSHLRFGTQPIRSTYLIQKADFVGVHQAVFLEKLDLLDIAKEGAVFLLNTPYPKEEVWNRLPRVTQERIIEKKLKFYAIDAYKVAQSSNMGRRINTVMQTCFFAISGILSKEESIAKIKGSIQKTYGTKGDVIVQMNYAAVDATLENLYEINVPLSVNSQRELQHTLKGEMSPFIEEVIGKISAFKGDEIRVSQMPDDGTWPTGTTQYEKRNIAQEVPQWDAETCIQCNKCVFACPHSVIRSTVFDISYLHEAPEGFVAKAAKGKSFGENEMFNISVAVEDCTGCALCVEVCPAKNKSETNLKAINMMPQLPLREAAIMQWDFFLSLPKMDREKLDHSNLKESQFLEPLFEFSGACPGCGETPYVKLVSQLFGDRMVIANATGCSSIYGGNLPTTPWRKNDEGRGPAWSNSLFEDNAEFGLGFRLAIDTHTERAKGLLESLKPHLDSSLADAILYADQHMEIQINAQRKRVEALKIALEVLGIEEAKTLIELSDYLVKKSVWIIGGDGWAYDIGYGGLDHVLASGKNVNILVLDTQVYSNTGGQQSKATFTGAVAKFAAGGKAGLPKDLAAMAIAYENVYVAKVAMGANDTATVKAFIEAEQYDGPSIIIAYSHCVAHGYDLRYGFDQQKRSVESGLWPIFRFNPDKIKERVNPMTLDYKGPKIDVKDFMYRETRFKMAEKMNKESAESFLITAAHTAQSLYARYQNLHEYYEPAQEEE
- a CDS encoding dihydroorotate dehydrogenase-like protein, which gives rise to MELSTTFLGFTLKNPLIASASPLTASLESIQKLEDNGIAAVIMHSLFEEEINHEIHQIDHFLHIHSDSNAEAISYLPSEVDFDNLQADHYLNEIQRVKQSVSIPIIASLNGVSAGGWVKYAKKIEQAGADGLELNITYIPTEIDLEGSVVEKMYVDTVAMLAQEISIPINVKMNAYFSNPANMAKRFVEAGASGLSIFDNPTVVDVDLELLTTLQRANITSSYNLSETLRWCAILYNKFPCSLCANTGIHSAEDVLKALMSGADATALASVLLLKGEGEIRNILTNMIEWMEKHEYISIAQMKGSISLLHTDNPSAYERNSYMYALQHYRH